From the genome of Mucispirillum schaedleri ASF457:
CACAAAAAACTCAAAGTCAGAGAGATAAAGAAAAAGCACAGCGAGAAAAAGCAGAAAAAAAAGCTGAAAAAGAGAGACAAAAAGCTGTAGAAAAGGCAGAAAAAGAAGCAGCCAAAAAAAGTGCTAAGGAAGATAAAAAAGCAGTAGAAGAAAATACTAAGCTTTTAACTCCGTCTGCTGTTGATAATAATGAAGAAAATGGAAATCAGTTTTTAAATAATAATGAAGATACAGGTATTATCAGCCCAGAAAACTAAGGTGAATAATATATGAGTATGGATTTTGAAAGTGTAAAATCTCAGTATATGAAATTTCCTGATAAAAGTGATTTTGTGCCTGTTGGTGCAGATAATGGAGATATAAAGTTTTATTATGCTGATGATGCGGGACTGCAAAAAGCAAAGTTTATGAGTTTTTCACTTGGAATTAATCCTGATTATGAATATACAGAAAAAAGGCACATATTAGAGATACTTGAAAGTTTTGGCGGCGAAGTAGATGATATGGCATCTGATGATGAAAGCAATGATTTAGAAGATGATGCAAATATTTTAACATCATCTTATGATGATGCACCAGTTATCAGGCTTGTAAACCAAATCATTATCAGTGCCGTAAAAAATGGTGCCAGTGATATTCATTTTGAGGGCAGAGATGGTGCATTTTTAATCCGTATAAGAGTGGATGGTTGTTTAAATACTTTAAAAACATATCCAAAAAGTGTTCATGACCCAATACTTGCCCGCATAAAAGTTATAGGTCAGCTTGATGTGGCAGAAACAAGAAGAGCTCAAGATGGTAGAATAAATTTAAAAATAGGTAACCGTGTAATAGATATTCGTGTATCTACTATGCCGTCAATTAATGGAGAGAAAGCCGTTCTTCGTATATTAGAGCGTTCATCAGATTTTACATCTTTACAGCAGATTGGTTTAGACGGTGAGCTTTATGAAAAATTCCGCCCATATCTTGACAAACCAAATGGTATTATACTTGTTACAGGTCCCACTGGGAGTGGTAAAACAACAACTCTTTATGCTTCATTGCTTGCAATGAATAGAGATAATAAAAATGTAGTTACAATAGAAGACCCTGTTGAATATCATATTGATAATGTAACACAAGTGCAGATGAATCCAGCTGTAAATTTAACATTTGCAGCAGCAATTAAAACATTTTTAAGGCAGGACCCTGATATTATATTAGTTGGTGAAATTCGTGATAATGAAACGGCAGAAGCTGCTATTCAGGCATCATTAACAGGGCATTTAGTTTTATCTACACTTCATACAAATGACTCTCCAACAGCTATTGCAAGGCTTATTGAAATGGAAGTAGAGCCTTTTTTAATTTCTTCATCACTTGCTGTTGTAATAGGTCAAAGGCTTGTAAGGAAAACATGTCCGCATTGTCAGGAAGAAGTATCAGCAGATGATTATATAAAATCCACTTTTCTTCGTGCAGGTATAGAAATAAACAGTTATATTAAAGGTAAAGGCTGTTCTAACTGCTTTAATACTGGTTATAGAGGCAGGATAGGTATATTTGAAATGCTTGAAATAACAGACAGTCTGCGAAGCTTAATAAATAAGCGGGCTTCAAGCTATGATATAAAAGAAGCAGCACGAAAAGAGGGTTTTCGCACTATGTTTGAGTATGGTGCAGAGCTTGTAAAAAAAGGCATAACAACACCATCAGAAGTGCTTTCTGTTACAAAGGTTGATTAATGGCAGCATACAGTTATAAAGGCATATCAAAAACAGGCAAAGAAGTGAAAGGTGTGCGTGAAGCAGTAAGCAGGCAGGTATTAACCAGCGAGCTTTTATCAGAAGGAATATTTGTTTCTTCCATTTCTGATATGCGGGAAAAGCAGCCATTTTTTGCCAAATTGCAGGAAATATTTGCAAAAAAACTTAACTTATCAGATACTTTTTTCCAGCTTTCACTGCTTTTAAGAAGCGGAATACCACTTGTAGAAGCATTAAAAATTGTTGCAAAAAGCACAAAAGAGCAGCATTTAAAAAATGCTTTGTTAGAATCAGCATCAAAAGTTTCAGAAGGTATGCGGTTTTCAGACAGTTTATCAAAATATCCTAAAATATTTGAGCCAATGTATGTAAACCTTATAAAAGCATCAGAGCAGGTTGGCAAACTTGCTGCCATTTTAGCAGATATTGCAGTATATGAAGAAGACAAGCGAAAAAATACAGATAAAATTAAAACAGCTATGGTTTATCCTATGACTATACTTGTTATGGGGTTTGCAGTGCTTGGTTTTTTACTTGCCTTTGTTGTGCCTAAAATGGAATCTATTTTTGCATCAATGAAACAGCAGATACCTGCATCTACTCAATTTTTACTGCATGTTTCTGATTTTGTCAGTGAATATGGTCTTGTGCTTTTATTATTTATTATGTTTATTATATTTTCTATCAGGTATCTATATAGAAACAATAATAAATTCAGACTGGCTCTTGATAAAAAGTTGTTTAAAATAAACCTTGTTTCCCATGTATCTGTATCTAAGTTTGCCCATGTATTATCATTTCAGTTAAAAGAAGGGCTTCCCTTAACTGATGCTTTGCATTATGCATCTCTTGTTATTGATAATAAGTATATGTATAATATTGTAAGTCAGGTAAGAGAATCGGTGCAGGCAGGGACAAAATTTTCTGTGGCAGTTAGAAATGCAGGTATTTTTCCAGAGCTTTTTCCAGCAGCAGTATCAACAGGTGAATCTTCCGGAAATATGCCTGAACTTTTAGAGCGTGTAAATGAATTTTATTCTAAAAATGTTGATAAGTTTTTAACATCATTTATCTCTGCTATTGAGCCTATATTTATTGTTATTATTGGTGTGCTTGTAGGTTTTATTGTTGTATCTATTATGCAGCCGCTTTTCTCAATGAATTCTTTGGTGCAGTAAAATGTCAGATATTACAAATTACTATGGTTTTATTTTAGCAGTTATTATGCTTTCCATTACACCGGGAGCAGATACTGTTTTTATATTAACAAAATCAATAGCAGGCGGATACAGGCAGGGATTTGCTTCTGTTTTTGGTATTGTATGCGGTTTATTTGTTCATACAATGCTGGCTGCCTTTGGTCTTTCTGTTATATTAATGACTTCTGCACTTTTATTTAACATAGTAAAAATTGCAGGGGCGGCATATTTAATATATCTTGGTATAATGGCATTAAAATCAAAATCAAGTATTAATATTAATGAAGATAATGCTTCGTATTCATTTTTTGCAGTATTCAGGCAGGGTTTTTTTACAAACCTTCTTAATCCAAAAGTGGCACTTTTCTTTTTAGCACTTTTGCCACAGTTTGTAAAAAGTAATGTGTCAAGTCCTGTTCCATTTTTAATATTAGGTCTAACATTTATATTTATAGGTTCACTGTGGAGTATTTTTTTAGTATGGGCATCAGCAAGGATGTCAAATATATTAAGGCAGTCTAAATTTTCATATTATTTAAATAAAACTGCAGGTGTAATATTTATTGCTCTTGGATTAAATATTTTAAGACTTAAAAATTAACTTTTATTATATTATTTATGATAATTTTTTAATAAGTCCGCAGTATTTTAATATGTTTTGGACTTATTTAAAAAATTTTATGCAGCAGTCATATGGTTTTCACACTCTAGTCATTTTGAGCCTGATTTTTAAAGGCGAAAAATCTATATGGTATAAATTTAAATAACTATACATACTATTTTATGATTATTGCAGTTTATATATTTTAGATACTTCGCTTAAAAGCTTAATATGACACGGAAGCAGCCTCAGAACAAGCCGTCTTTAGTTGAGCGATAGCCGGTTTCGGCAGAGCGTGATTTAGAAAATTCAAGGGGGAGCATTTTTTGCGAGGCAAGGACTTTCCAAGCGAGCAGCAATAAAATTAAAAGTCCGTAGCTGGACAGTATTTAAAAATAAAAGATAAATTAGGATAATATATCATTTATTACCCTTATACCTGCAAAGCCGTAAAAATGTTTTTTTATTATCTCTAAATTTTCAAGATTAATGCCACCAAGAGCAAATACTTTTTTGGTTTTATCATAATCTATGATGCCTAATTGATTTACATTGTATGGTTTTGGTGTATCAAATATGGGGCTTAAGGTATAATAATCAGCTTTTATGTTATCAATTTCAGCTGCACTGTGGCTTGAATAGCCAGTAATAAGACTTGATGCTGGTTTAAAAGTATTGTAATCTTTTATAGTATTTTTATTAAGATGAATGCCGTCAAAGCCATACTTTTCTGCAAGGACATAATCACTGCTTAGTGTAAGAATACTTTTCTTTACAATTTTTCTTATTTTATTAAGTTTATAATGGATATTATTATAATTTTTAAACCTGAACCATATAATTTCAGCAGTGCCGTCAAGTTTTTCTGCTGTTTCAAATATATGTTCGTTAAAGAAGTTATCATCTAATACTGCTAAAAAATTTAATCCTGATACCATATATTAATGCAGCCTGTGTTTATCATAGAACAATATAATATTTATTGTTTATTTAATCAATAAAAAAAATAGTAGAAAAATAATTAATTATAAAGTATATAATAACCATAAAATAAAGTTAACTGCTGTTTTTATGGTAAGGAGTATATGAAGAAAGTTCAGATATTTTTAATACTACTGCTGCTTGCATCAGGCACTTATTCTTTTGGTGCAGATATAACATTCAGTCAGGCTTTAGAAAGCCTGTATGGAACACATGAAGGTATAGCACAGGCAGAAGCCGACTATAAACAAAAAGAGTATGCAAAAAAAGCTGCATTAGGGCTTTATTCTCCGCAAATATATTTAAATGCAGCTTATACATATTTTGGCAATGACTTAACTATGGATGTGGATTTAAGCCCTGTCAGCGACACAGTCAATGGAATATTAAGCAGCCTTCCTATTCCACTTCCACCGCTTAATCTGCCATCATCTATGGAACAGGTAGTTCAGCAGGACCAGTTCTTTTCATTAAATGCAGCAATGATTTGGCCAGTTTTTACAGGTGGTAAAATATATGCTGCCAATAAAGCTGCAAGTGCAAATTTAGAAATTGCAAGATATGGTAAAACTATCCGCCATGATGAGTTAGGTATTGCTATGGCAGAAAAATATTTTACACTTCGTTTTATTAATGACATTATTGCATTAAAACAGGATGTAAAAAACTCTATGCAGGAGCATTATAATAAAGCATTAAAAATGGAAAAAGCTGGTATGCTTGCAAAAGTGGAAAGGCTTCATGCAGAAATGGCTTTATCTGATGCAGAAAAATCACTTGATACATCTATTAGAGAAGCTAAACTTGTAGAATCAGCATTAAAATCTATGATTAGCAGTAATGATAATAATATAACGCCTGCAACTCCGCTTTTTATAATAAATACAGAAGATATTGAAGCGTTAATGTATTTTCAGGATATGGCATCAACTTCTAATGCTAAATTAAAGCAGGTGCAGAGTGCTAAAAAACTGGCTCATGCAGGAGTGATTAACAGCACATCATCATTTATCCCTAAAATAAATGCTTTTGGTATGGTAAATATTTATGACTATCAGCTTTCAAGCCTTGCACCAGATTATATAGTTGGCTTGCAGATGTCATTAAATCTTTTTGATGGTTTGAAAAATTATCATCAGTTAAAAATGAGTAAACAGTCAGAAGAAAGCACAAAATTAATAGCTTTAAGAGCTGAAAAAGATATTAGAACTCTTATAGAGCAGCAGTATATAACAATGGAAAATGCAAGGGCAGACTATGAAGCATCTCTTAAATCTCTTGCTTTTACAGAAGAATATCTTAGAGCAAGGCAGAAAGCCTTTAATCAGGGAATGGCTACAAGTTTAGATGTGGTAGATGCAGAGCTGGCTCTTTCAAATTCAAAGATGTCTGCAATAAAGGCAGCTTATAAGTTTGATATGGCTTTAATAAATATGCTTTCAACTGCGGGTATGTTTGACAGCTTTGAATCATACAGGGCAAAAGCATTTGTTGAGCCGGGGTTAAAATAGGTTATTTTTAATAAAATAAAAAGGAGATTAATTCTATGAAATATATTTATTATTCTGTTGCATTTATAGTAATAGGTGCCATTATTGCAGTTAGTGTATGGTATGCCACAAGACCTGTTCCCTTAACAATACAAGGAGAGTTTCATTCAAAACAAGTGCAGGTAGCGGCAAAAGTTCCTGGAAATATTGCAACACTTCCTGTTATAGAGGGGCAGAAAGTTAAAAAAGGCGAAATTTTAGCTACTATTGATTCACCTGCTTTAAAAGCAAAAGAAACTCAGGCTGCTGCGGCAGTAAAAGCTGCTGAGGCACAGCAGAAAAAAGTAGATGATGGAGCAAGACAGGAAGAAATTACTGCTCTTTATAATATATATCAAAAAGCAGTGGCTGCAGAACAGTATGCATTTAAAACATATTCAAGAGTAAAGTCACTTCATGATGACGGTGTAGTTACCACTCAAAGTTTAGATGAAGCCTTAACTCAATGGAAAGTGCTGCAAAATGATGTGAGAGCATCAAAAGCAAATTATGAAATGGCAAAGATTGGAGCAAGACCAGAAGATAAAACAGCAGCAGAGGCTATAAAAGAGCAGGCAAATGGTGTGCTGCAGGAAGTAATGGTGCTGCTTGAAGATACAATACTTCATTCACCAATAGATGGAGAAGTGTCAACAGTTGTTGTGGAGCAGGGCGAGCTTGTAACTCCCGGGTTTCCAGTTATTACTATTGTGGATTTAGAAGACACATGGGTTACTTTTTATCTTAGGGAAGATTTATTAAAGAATATCCGTATGGGCACAGTTATAAATGTGGAAATACCAGCATTATCTGACAGTCAGATATATCCTGTAGAAGTAAGATATATTGCACCTGCAGGCAGTTATGCAGTGTGGAGTGCTACAAAAACAAGTGCAGATTTTGACTTAAAAACATTTGAAGTTAAAGCATATCCACAGCAGAAAATTCCGGGAGTAAGAGCTGGAATGACTGCTGTATTTTATTCAGATGTTAAACACAAGTAATATAAAATGACAATATCAGAATATTTTAGAACTATAAAATATTTTTTTGAAAGAGAATGGCATTTTCTGCTGCATACACGCAGGAAACTCTTTTATTTTATACTTATTACTCCAGTTATTTTATTCACTGTTTTAATAGGTGTTTTTGCTAATCCTGTAATAAGAGAAATACCTATTGCTGTTATAGATGAAGATAACAGTGCATTATCATTAGAATTAACAAGCATTATTCAGGCATCTCCCTATGTAAATATTATAGAGAAAGTGCCAAATATGAAAGTGGCAGAAAAACTCATCCGTGGTGGAAAAATATATGGTATAGTGCTTATTCCTGAAGATTTTTCAAAAAGAGCATTAGGTTATAAAGGTGCAGAAGTTGTTCTTTATTATAATAATGAGCTTTTTATAGTTGGCAGTCTTGTAAATAAAGGAGTATTTTCTGCTGTAAAAGATTATTCTGATTTTCATAATAAAAAATATATGATGAGCCACGGGGTGCCTGCTTATGATGCAGATTTTCAGGTTCATCCTGTAAATATTGGTGAAAAAATACTTTTTAATCCATATTTAAATTATCAGTATTTTTTTGTGTTTGGGCTTATTCCTGCGGCATTTCAGCTTTTTGTAATATGTGTTATTCTTTATGGTGTGCTTTATGAAGAGCGTTCAAGAAAATATTTAGACATTATAGATATGGTTAATAAGGCACCTTTTTCATATACTTTTGGCAAACTGCTTCCTTATGCTGTATTGTTTGCATTTTCTGGAATGTTTATGCTTTTTGTATTATTTGTATATATAAAAGTGCCTATGGTTTCAGGATACTGGAAAATAATTATTGCTACAATGATGTATGTGTATGTTTCAATGGCAGCAGGGCTTTTTATTGCAGTGATACTTAGGCCGTTAGCTTTTAGTGCAGCAGCAGTATATGCCGCCCCAACATTTGCTTATGCAGGTATATCTTTTCCACAGGTAGCAATGCCAAAATATGCTTATTATTTAAGCGAGTTTTTTCCATTAACTCACTATCACAGAGTTTTAGTAAATGAGGCTATTAGAGGCAGTGCCCCATATAATTCTACAGGCAGTGAAATATTATACCTTTTTTTATTAGGCACATTCGTTTTTGCTGTATCTATTATTGTAATAAAGTTATACAGCCATATATACCTTAGGAGGCAGGTATGAAAAATTATTTATCTATACTTAAGCTTGAATATAGAAGAATAATTTTTGATATGCTTTCTATAACTATTATATTTGTAGGCACAGCATTTTATTCGTTTTATTATCCATTTCCTTATGAAAATGATATTGTCCGCAAAATGCCTGTTGCGATTGTAGATTTAGATAAATCAGATTTAAGCAGCACCGTTGTAACTATGCTTAATAATACAGAAAGTTTAAAAGTTATGCAGTATCCATCTATGGAGGAAGCAAAAAAGGCAGTTTATTTAAGGGATGTTTTTGGCATTATATATATACCAGATGAGTTTTATAAACAGGTTGCAAAAGGGGAAAGCCCAACAGTTTCTGTATTTGCAGATGGCTCATATTTTATTCTTTATTCCACAGCTATCACAGCAGCAACTCAAATTGTGCTTATGAC
Proteins encoded in this window:
- a CDS encoding thiamine phosphate synthase, whose product is MVSGLNFLAVLDDNFFNEHIFETAEKLDGTAEIIWFRFKNYNNIHYKLNKIRKIVKKSILTLSSDYVLAEKYGFDGIHLNKNTIKDYNTFKPASSLITGYSSHSAAEIDNIKADYYTLSPIFDTPKPYNVNQLGIIDYDKTKKVFALGGINLENLEIIKKHFYGFAGIRVINDILS
- a CDS encoding ABC transporter permease, which gives rise to MTISEYFRTIKYFFEREWHFLLHTRRKLFYFILITPVILFTVLIGVFANPVIREIPIAVIDEDNSALSLELTSIIQASPYVNIIEKVPNMKVAEKLIRGGKIYGIVLIPEDFSKRALGYKGAEVVLYYNNELFIVGSLVNKGVFSAVKDYSDFHNKKYMMSHGVPAYDADFQVHPVNIGEKILFNPYLNYQYFFVFGLIPAAFQLFVICVILYGVLYEERSRKYLDIIDMVNKAPFSYTFGKLLPYAVLFAFSGMFMLFVLFVYIKVPMVSGYWKIIIATMMYVYVSMAAGLFIAVILRPLAFSAAAVYAAPTFAYAGISFPQVAMPKYAYYLSEFFPLTHYHRVLVNEAIRGSAPYNSTGSEILYLFLLGTFVFAVSIIVIKLYSHIYLRRQV
- a CDS encoding LysE family translocator; protein product: MSDITNYYGFILAVIMLSITPGADTVFILTKSIAGGYRQGFASVFGIVCGLFVHTMLAAFGLSVILMTSALLFNIVKIAGAAYLIYLGIMALKSKSSININEDNASYSFFAVFRQGFFTNLLNPKVALFFLALLPQFVKSNVSSPVPFLILGLTFIFIGSLWSIFLVWASARMSNILRQSKFSYYLNKTAGVIFIALGLNILRLKN
- a CDS encoding HlyD family secretion protein yields the protein MKYIYYSVAFIVIGAIIAVSVWYATRPVPLTIQGEFHSKQVQVAAKVPGNIATLPVIEGQKVKKGEILATIDSPALKAKETQAAAAVKAAEAQQKKVDDGARQEEITALYNIYQKAVAAEQYAFKTYSRVKSLHDDGVVTTQSLDEALTQWKVLQNDVRASKANYEMAKIGARPEDKTAAEAIKEQANGVLQEVMVLLEDTILHSPIDGEVSTVVVEQGELVTPGFPVITIVDLEDTWVTFYLREDLLKNIRMGTVINVEIPALSDSQIYPVEVRYIAPAGSYAVWSATKTSADFDLKTFEVKAYPQQKIPGVRAGMTAVFYSDVKHK
- a CDS encoding type II secretion system F family protein; translation: MAAYSYKGISKTGKEVKGVREAVSRQVLTSELLSEGIFVSSISDMREKQPFFAKLQEIFAKKLNLSDTFFQLSLLLRSGIPLVEALKIVAKSTKEQHLKNALLESASKVSEGMRFSDSLSKYPKIFEPMYVNLIKASEQVGKLAAILADIAVYEEDKRKNTDKIKTAMVYPMTILVMGFAVLGFLLAFVVPKMESIFASMKQQIPASTQFLLHVSDFVSEYGLVLLLFIMFIIFSIRYLYRNNNKFRLALDKKLFKINLVSHVSVSKFAHVLSFQLKEGLPLTDALHYASLVIDNKYMYNIVSQVRESVQAGTKFSVAVRNAGIFPELFPAAVSTGESSGNMPELLERVNEFYSKNVDKFLTSFISAIEPIFIVIIGVLVGFIVVSIMQPLFSMNSLVQ
- a CDS encoding GspE/PulE family protein yields the protein MSMDFESVKSQYMKFPDKSDFVPVGADNGDIKFYYADDAGLQKAKFMSFSLGINPDYEYTEKRHILEILESFGGEVDDMASDDESNDLEDDANILTSSYDDAPVIRLVNQIIISAVKNGASDIHFEGRDGAFLIRIRVDGCLNTLKTYPKSVHDPILARIKVIGQLDVAETRRAQDGRINLKIGNRVIDIRVSTMPSINGEKAVLRILERSSDFTSLQQIGLDGELYEKFRPYLDKPNGIILVTGPTGSGKTTTLYASLLAMNRDNKNVVTIEDPVEYHIDNVTQVQMNPAVNLTFAAAIKTFLRQDPDIILVGEIRDNETAEAAIQASLTGHLVLSTLHTNDSPTAIARLIEMEVEPFLISSSLAVVIGQRLVRKTCPHCQEEVSADDYIKSTFLRAGIEINSYIKGKGCSNCFNTGYRGRIGIFEMLEITDSLRSLINKRASSYDIKEAARKEGFRTMFEYGAELVKKGITTPSEVLSVTKVD
- a CDS encoding TolC family protein, whose protein sequence is MKKVQIFLILLLLASGTYSFGADITFSQALESLYGTHEGIAQAEADYKQKEYAKKAALGLYSPQIYLNAAYTYFGNDLTMDVDLSPVSDTVNGILSSLPIPLPPLNLPSSMEQVVQQDQFFSLNAAMIWPVFTGGKIYAANKAASANLEIARYGKTIRHDELGIAMAEKYFTLRFINDIIALKQDVKNSMQEHYNKALKMEKAGMLAKVERLHAEMALSDAEKSLDTSIREAKLVESALKSMISSNDNNITPATPLFIINTEDIEALMYFQDMASTSNAKLKQVQSAKKLAHAGVINSTSSFIPKINAFGMVNIYDYQLSSLAPDYIVGLQMSLNLFDGLKNYHQLKMSKQSEESTKLIALRAEKDIRTLIEQQYITMENARADYEASLKSLAFTEEYLRARQKAFNQGMATSLDVVDAELALSNSKMSAIKAAYKFDMALINMLSTAGMFDSFESYRAKAFVEPGLK